Part of the Triticum urartu cultivar G1812 chromosome 2, Tu2.1, whole genome shotgun sequence genome, TTCGTGCATGGATCTAACGCTGTAACGCGTCGTTGCTGAAGCACTTTACTCATAGTCCGAGTGCTGTCATCGGTGGAATTTGATGTTGATGCTGGTTGCTACTGTATGCTTTAGTTTGGCACTTCGACAGGACTTTTGAGGGTCACGTTTTTTCCTTTTTGTCATTTGCGTGTGCTTTTGTGTTGGTTGTGTGTATCCTCATCATGTAGAAACCGGGTGCATATCCATAATACTTGTATTCTCTTGATATGGCGTTATGGGTTAATAAACATACCCTTTATCAGAAAGAAAGACCGTGTTGAGCCAAAGAAAATCAGATCGACTCAAGACGGTAATGGCTAGGATTATATTCATGTTTACTAGATCTCTCTTTCGAATTAGCTGGGAGATACCGAGTATTGAGTATTGACTCGAGAAGTGCAGGTCGTTTCCAAGCCTAAACAAGCCAAAGAAAATCAGATCGAGATGCTACTACTCCAGCTCAGCGTAGCTTGCATTGGTGTGGCAGCATAGCTGCATAAGTAAGTAGCTGCAGAGACTCAAACATCATCACAGGACAGAGAGGCGACAATAGATTCAAGCTCTGACCACACTTTGATCTGATCTATTCGGTACCTGACAGAGCCGTGGTAGCTCAAGCTCGCTGCCGGCATGGAGGTGGATGGCAAGAAGCCGTACGTCATCGCCGTGATCATACAGGTCATCGCCACCGGCATGCTCGTCACCTCCAAGGCGGCGTACAACCAGGGGTTCAACACCTACGTCTTCGTCTTCTACCGCCAGGCCGCCGCGTCTCTTCTCTTGCTGCCTCTCGCCATTGTCCTCGAAAGGTACTGCCTCAGAGCTAGCTATCTATCTGGTACTATTTGAGATATACTTCTAGCAACGGAACCATGCATGCTAGTAAGGTCGATGATGAGTTGCAAACTGATTCCCAGGAAAAACATGCGGTTAATGTCGTTCCGGTTGCTCATGAAGCTGTTCCTCTATGCCTTATTCGGGTAAGACGGTAAGTAAGCAACACATGAAGTAAATTGCAAAAAATCATCACAATTGGCTCAAAGTTATCGATGCTTCAGGAAAAAGCCATCAGAAAACATGCATTTTGGTGGGTGTTTGATGACTTTTGCGCAATTGTGGTGGTTTTTTGCAATTTACTCATCGATTGCGGCACCTAATTAGCTGTTTATGTATGTGCAACAAATAGGAGATGAATGACTGATAGATATTTTCAGGACTACATTTAGCTTGAACCTGTACAACGTGAGCCTCAAGTTAACATCTGCTACCGTGGGGTCTGCGACCAGCAACTCCATGCCCGTGGTCACCTTCATCATAGCGCTACTGCTGAGGTAAGAACTAGTTGATCCGGCCAACTACTATTATATGATTATACTACTCTCTGTTTCATAATAATTGAACTAGAACCAGGACAAGAATTATGGAATAGAGGGAGTACCAAAGTTAgtcagtagtagtagtagtagtagtacgtACCTAGTGACTTGTACACTTGGCCGCAGGATGGAAGTGGTGAAGCTGAGGAGCCCCTCGGGCATGGCGAAGGTGGCCGGAGTCGTGCTCTGCCTCGCCGGGGTGCTCGCCATCGCCTTCTACGTGGGTCCGTCCCTGGACCCGGTGAACCACCACCGCGCCTTTGCTGCCGCAAACGGGGAGGCTGATGCGAAGAGGGGGACGTGGATCATGGGCACGTTGCTCATGGTGCTCGTCAACGTGACGTGGTCCCTGTGGATCGTCCTGCAGGCCGCGCTGCTCAAGGAGTACCCCCACAAGCTGCTCGTCACGGCCACGCAGTGCGCCTTCAGCGCGggccagtgcttcgtcgtcgcgGCGGTCGCCGAGAGGGACTTCTCCCGGTGGCAGCTAGGGTTCGACGTCACACTGGTCGCCGTCCTCTACACCGTAGGGCTTCCCAATTATCTGTCTTGATAATGCTGCCAATGGATGTATGCATGGAGTGGTGGACTTATGTATGCATGGTTCAAAAATTCAGGGGTTTGTGGTGACGGGAGTGTCGTACTACCTGCAAGCATGGTGCGCGGACATGAGAGGGCCGGTCTTCCTCGCCGTGTGGAACCCGCTCTGCTTCGTCTTCACCATTTTCTGCTCCTCCTTCTTCCTCGGAGAGATTGTTCACCTCGGCAGGTACGTGACGATTTGACATCGAAGATCTTTCAACTGCACAACTGGTCTATCAGTCTATCCTTGCAAAACTCCACTTCATTTATTCTTCTTTTTCATTAATTTTGGCAGTATCTTGGGTGGAATTCTTCTCGTTGGAGGTCTGTACAGCGTGCTGTGGGGTAAAAGCAAAGAGATTCGGACTGCGCCATGTGATGAGCCGATTATGATCCATGGTGTGGGGGACGATAAATCTACGGATGAGGAGGAGAAGAATGTTATTAGGAGCAGAGAAGTTAATGGGGAGATGGAGCACGATAAAGAAGCAACCATATCGCCTGCTGAACAAGTCTAAATTCATCGATTGAAGGAGGCTCCATCTTCTCATGGGATGCATCCATTATTCGAGTAACCGTGGACTCTGTCCAATTTAAACCACGGAGCAGGGTAACAAAAAAATAGGCTGTATTAAAGTTGAGGCATTTATTTTAAGGTGAAGGGAGTAGTTGCTTAACCTTTTACAAGTCCCCGTCACCTAAATTAACTTGCATACTACTAAGCCTTACACGGTTACACTGCAAATTTGAAGGTGTGCTACTTTTGGTCCATATGTTGTATATGTGCAGTAAGCCAGTAACACAGATGTGGATGGTTGGGTGTTTGCCCCAAAAGTCTTTATAAATATGAGTTTGCATGTTCTATGCAACGGATCAATAAACTGTGATAAAAGAGTTTGCATGTTCTGTGCATTACAGTCTTACCGCATTATGGACCAGTGCGCGTGTACACGtagcaaaaaatgggcaaaatGGGCAAAGATTTTTTTTCCACTTGAGCTTAGGACTTTGTCTAACAAAACTTGAGTTTAGGACTATTTGCACGAACCCTTGGAGAATGGTTCACCCAACTAGTATTTTTTGTGTGGCTTCTTGGCCGGCCAAACGTACTTCTGGTGGACCAAATCTACATACTATGACCGATGGACCCAACATCCCTCTGCCTGGTAATTTTTTTTATTGCTCAGTTTCTGGTTGCGGGCCTGGGAAGACCAGTCCCTGGGCCTTGTCCTAAGCCAACACTCCTGGGCATGGGCTTCAAAGCCTTGCTTGGCCGTCACTGCCAAGCATGGTCAACACGAAAAGAAATCATATGACCGCTCATTGCGACTAATTGTTGACTTTTTTGTGAGGCAGACTAATTATTGACTAATCACACACGGAAGTGCATGGATGGACCAGGACAATCGAGCGGTCAAACAAGGAGTGGGAGATTTTCTTCCTTTCTCAAGAcacttttgttttgtttttctacTTTCTTCTATCTGTTTCCTTCCGGTTGATctgttttctcttttttatttcttATTTGTCGTTTCTAGttaatttttttccttttttatatTTAGATTTCATAAACATTTTTTCAATTAGTTTTTAAAATCATATTTGAACATTTCTTAAAATACCTAGAAACGTTTATGATTTGAGAAACTCTTTTAAATTGGGGAGCATTTTTTATAATTTCACAAACATTTTTATTAAAATATAGGGCATTTTTCAATCCATGAACATTTTCCTAAATTcgtgaatattttttaaatacataaGTATTTTTCAATATGGGAAAGTTTCTTAAATTAAAAAACATTTTAAAGAGTTTTCAAGTTTGTAATCATTTACGAAAAAactcaaaaaaaatcaaaaatatcTTTCGAAATTTGTGTGCATTTTTTCGaattttgtgaatatttttaGTTAGCAGGCTTTCTAAAATTTCTAAAGATTCTTTTCATTTTTCAATAATATATTATTTAAATTTATCTAAACAGACCTAAGAGCGGAGTTTCCGTGGAAAATCAACTGTCGCGTAGAGGTACAGAGCGTCTGCGAGAGCTATGACTCGCAAGTGAGACATAACTCCACCCCGTGTTTAGCGCATTAGAGGCACGCTAGCCTTAATGGGATGGCCCATTTAAAAGCTTCTACAACGTTCTATTGATCAGTTTGGACTGGTGTTAGAAACTTCcatttattttttgttttttttccgaTTTTTGTGTTTTTCTGATTTTCTCCGATTTTCTTGTGTTTCTTATTTTATTACCCCTTTTCTTCTTTTTGTTTCCTTTTACTGTTTACTTTTCAAAATACATGTCTCCTTATTTTTAGTAAAAGTTGTATATTTTTTTGTATACGTGTGAAGCATTTTTTATGCATGTTGAACATTTTTCACAGACAGGAGGAACATTTTTGTAAATACGATTGAaatttttttaaatacatgttAAAGATTTTTCGAACTTGTGTTCATTTTTTAATGGTTTGAAACATTTGTTTAAattacatgaacattttttagtTTGTATTAACAAAAAAATCAGGAACCTATTTTCAAATGTTTGATGTTCTTTCGAAATATTACAAACATTTTTTAACGGTATGAAACTTTATTAAATTTATCCAAACATTATTTACATTGTATAAAAATTGATGAAAAAGAATTCAACAAACATAAGTTTGGaatgcatgaacattttttgcAAATCACATGATTTTTTTTATAAATTTAATAATAAAAATACTCGTGATCGTGAACACGCGTGATCTCATCATGTTTATGTGGACTATTTGCTTCATTCAGACCATTTGTTGTGCTTGAATTTGAAATTAGAAAGTAGTAAGTTTGAATGTTGTTGGAATGTTCGAATTGTTGACATCAAAATTTGAATTAATATGATGCCAGAAACTAGTTTGAAATGTGGTTTAAGTTTGCAAGGGAAATGAGAAATAGCAAATGAATTTTATTTTGTGAGAAAATGCAAAGTTTGCATCTCGGTGGATTGACAGGAAGAAAGATGTACAACTGTACGACCCAATACTAGGCCGAACAGACGGGACTCTTTAGACAGGATTATGACCAACAACCGCCCAACATTGGAAAAATTATGACCAGCATAGGAAAATCTTGGCGTAGAAAGAAAACTTTGAGCACAGCC contains:
- the LOC125534267 gene encoding WAT1-related protein At5g64700-like, giving the protein MEVDGKKPYVIAVIIQVIATGMLVTSKAAYNQGFNTYVFVFYRQAAASLLLLPLAIVLERKNMRLMSFRLLMKLFLYALFGTTFSLNLYNVSLKLTSATVGSATSNSMPVVTFIIALLLRMEVVKLRSPSGMAKVAGVVLCLAGVLAIAFYVGPSLDPVNHHRAFAAANGEADAKRGTWIMGTLLMVLVNVTWSLWIVLQAALLKEYPHKLLVTATQCAFSAGQCFVVAAVAERDFSRWQLGFDVTLVAVLYTGFVVTGVSYYLQAWCADMRGPVFLAVWNPLCFVFTIFCSSFFLGEIVHLGSILGGILLVGGLYSVLWGKSKEIRTAPCDEPIMIHGVGDDKSTDEEEKNVIRSREVNGEMEHDKEATISPAEQV